From Opitutales bacterium, a single genomic window includes:
- the msrA gene encoding peptide-methionine (S)-S-oxide reductase MsrA — protein MNHESIVLAGGCFWCIEAVFQRIDGVVSATSGYMGGHVVDPDYQSVCGGETGHAEVVKVVFYADQISLSQILQVFWLAHDPTTLNRQGADVGTQYRSAVFFDGPEQEQVIKESIDQLVASGKYKGPIVTQVVPLDVFYPAETYHENYYSLNPNQGYCAYVIQPKLDKLGLL, from the coding sequence ATGAATCATGAATCGATAGTTTTGGCAGGGGGTTGTTTTTGGTGCATCGAGGCAGTGTTTCAACGCATTGACGGGGTCGTTTCGGCGACATCTGGATATATGGGAGGGCACGTTGTAGATCCTGACTATCAATCCGTATGTGGTGGAGAGACTGGACACGCTGAAGTGGTGAAGGTTGTTTTCTATGCGGATCAGATAAGCCTATCTCAAATTCTTCAGGTATTTTGGCTGGCGCACGACCCGACCACCTTGAATCGCCAAGGCGCGGATGTAGGAACCCAATATCGCTCGGCGGTATTTTTCGATGGCCCAGAGCAGGAGCAGGTCATCAAAGAATCGATCGATCAACTGGTTGCATCGGGTAAATACAAAGGTCCTATTGTCACGCAAGTGGTACCTCTAGACGTATTCTATCCTGCCGAAACCTACCACGAGAATTACTACAGCCTGAACCCAAATCAAGGCTACTGCGCCTACGTCATCCAGCCCAAGTTGGACAAGCTAGGCCTATTGTAG
- a CDS encoding superoxide dismutase translates to MAYSLPELPYAYDALEPHFDAKTMEIHHSKHHAAYIAKANAALESEPALAAKSVEDLISDLSVVPEKIRTGLRNNAGGHANHSFFWTILSGNGGSPVGALATAIDTTFGSLDAFKEQFANAGATRFGSGWAWLVKKADGSLAVTSTPNQDSPLMKGIADVEGTPILGLDVWEHAYYLKYQNKRPDYISAFWSVVNWEKANEYYQA, encoded by the coding sequence ATGGCATACTCACTTCCTGAATTACCCTATGCATACGATGCGCTCGAGCCGCACTTTGACGCGAAAACAATGGAGATTCATCACTCCAAGCACCATGCCGCGTATATCGCCAAGGCAAATGCTGCACTCGAATCTGAGCCAGCACTAGCAGCCAAGTCAGTCGAAGATCTCATTTCCGATCTTTCAGTTGTCCCAGAAAAAATCCGCACCGGTCTCCGCAACAATGCAGGAGGACACGCTAACCATAGCTTCTTCTGGACTATCCTGAGCGGAAACGGAGGCTCCCCGGTCGGCGCACTCGCCACTGCGATCGACACAACCTTTGGATCACTCGATGCATTTAAGGAGCAGTTCGCAAATGCGGGTGCCACACGCTTCGGCTCAGGTTGGGCTTGGCTGGTGAAAAAGGCAGATGGCTCTCTAGCCGTCACATCTACACCGAATCAGGACAGCCCCCTCATGAAGGGCATTGCCGATGTCGAGGGCACACCCATCCTCGGACTTGATGTCTGGGAACACGCTTACTATCTCAAATATCAAAACAAGCGCCCCGATTATATTTCAGCCTTTTGGAGTGTGGTGAACTGGGAAAAGGCCAACGAATACTATCAGGCCTAA